A single region of the Thermoanaerobacterium aotearoense genome encodes:
- a CDS encoding ABC transporter permease, giving the protein MLNYSIKRFVYMLITIWVIITLTFFLMHMIPGDPFTSEKKVPPQIRQNMLAKYHLDKPLIVQYGYYLDNLMHGDLGISLKYLNRTVDDIIKQSAPASFQLGVQSIFLGVVFGLFFGIVAALKRGGGWDYFSMFLAIIGISVPNFIIATLLQLLLASKLKLLPVSGWGSFKYTILPSIALSFATLSIISRMMRTSMLDVIGQDYIKTAKAKGLSQLQIIWKHMVRNAIMPVVTVLGPLFAGIVTGTFVIEQIFSIPGLGKFFVQSIYDEDYSMILGTTIFYSIILVVMMFVVDIAYGLIDPRVRLAKGGK; this is encoded by the coding sequence TTGCTAAATTATTCAATTAAAAGATTTGTGTACATGCTTATTACAATATGGGTAATCATAACATTGACATTTTTCTTGATGCACATGATACCAGGCGATCCTTTTACGAGTGAAAAAAAGGTTCCGCCACAAATAAGGCAAAATATGTTGGCAAAATATCATCTCGATAAGCCCCTCATTGTACAATATGGGTATTATTTAGATAATCTAATGCATGGTGATTTAGGAATTTCCCTCAAATATTTAAATAGAACAGTAGATGACATAATTAAGCAATCTGCTCCAGCTTCATTCCAGCTTGGCGTACAATCAATTTTCCTTGGTGTTGTCTTTGGATTGTTTTTTGGAATTGTTGCAGCATTGAAGCGTGGAGGCGGTTGGGATTATTTTTCTATGTTTTTAGCGATAATTGGAATTTCTGTCCCCAACTTTATAATAGCGACGCTTTTACAGCTTCTTTTGGCATCTAAGCTAAAATTGCTTCCTGTGTCGGGATGGGGTTCATTTAAATACACTATATTGCCGTCTATAGCATTGTCATTTGCTACACTGTCCATAATTTCTCGTATGATGAGAACAAGCATGTTAGACGTCATTGGGCAGGATTATATAAAGACAGCAAAAGCGAAAGGGCTTTCACAGCTACAGATAATATGGAAACATATGGTTAGAAATGCTATTATGCCTGTTGTTACAGTATTAGGACCATTATTTGCTGGAATAGTAACGGGAACGTTTGTCATTGAACAGATTTTCAGCATACCAGGTCTTGGAAAGTTCTTTGTGCAAAGTATTTATGATGAAGACTATTCTATGATATTAGGCACGACCATATTTTACAGCATAATATTGGTTGTTATGATGTTTGTTGTAGACATTGCTTATGGACTTATAGATCCGAGAGTAAGACTGGCAAAGGGAGGAAAGTAG
- a CDS encoding YerC/YecD family TrpR-related protein has translation MYDSKIRDENVDKLFEAILMLKDMEECYRFFEDIATINEVKSLAQRLQVAKMLRDRKTYIEIAEKTGASTATISRVNRALNYGANGYNLILDRLKEKSR, from the coding sequence ATGTACGATTCTAAAATAAGGGACGAGAACGTGGACAAGCTTTTTGAAGCGATCTTAATGCTTAAAGACATGGAAGAATGTTATCGTTTTTTTGAAGATATAGCTACCATAAACGAGGTTAAGTCGCTGGCTCAAAGGCTTCAAGTGGCTAAAATGTTAAGAGATAGAAAGACGTATATAGAAATAGCCGAAAAGACAGGTGCCAGCACCGCCACAATAAGCAGAGTCAACAGGGCGCTTAATTATGGAGCAAATGGATACAATTTGATTTTAGATAGATTAAAGGAGAAATCTCGGTAA
- the gatB gene encoding Asp-tRNA(Asn)/Glu-tRNA(Gln) amidotransferase subunit GatB: MNYEAVIGLEVHAELLTKTKIFCNCTTEFGGEPNTHVCPVCLGLPGTLPVLNKKVVEYAVKAGLALNCEISKFSKMDRKNYFYPDLPKAYQISQYDLPLCKNGYVEIETSDGAKKKIGLTRIHIEEDAGKLMHENVDGSLVDYNRTGVPLIEIVSEPDMSTPEEAYLYLTKLKSVLEYSEVSDCKMQEGSLRVDTNVSVRPAGSKEFGTKIELKNLNSFKAVQKALEYEIKRQIKLLENGETIVQETRRWNEQKGITESMRSKEEAHDYRYFPDPDLVPIIVSDEWKEEIRKSLPEMPEHKKERFVTQYGIPEYDASVITSSKPLADFFEKCVLEYSSAKTVSNWIMGEMMRLLKETGKEVEEVLIKPHQMASLLNLIDNGTITGSIAKTVFEEMFATGKNPEEIVEEKGLKQLSNEDELREIALKVIEDNPKSVEDYKNGKDKAIGFLVGQIMKATKGKANPQLANKILLEELSK; the protein is encoded by the coding sequence ATGAATTACGAAGCAGTCATAGGACTTGAGGTGCATGCAGAGCTTCTTACGAAGACGAAAATATTCTGCAATTGTACTACTGAATTTGGCGGTGAACCAAATACACATGTTTGCCCAGTGTGTTTAGGATTGCCAGGCACTTTGCCTGTTTTAAACAAAAAAGTTGTAGAGTATGCTGTAAAGGCAGGACTTGCATTAAATTGTGAAATATCTAAATTTAGCAAAATGGATAGAAAAAATTATTTTTATCCAGACTTGCCAAAAGCTTATCAAATATCACAGTACGATCTTCCTCTATGCAAAAATGGATATGTAGAAATAGAGACATCTGATGGGGCAAAAAAGAAAATAGGGCTTACCAGGATACACATAGAAGAAGACGCCGGCAAGCTAATGCATGAGAATGTAGATGGTTCATTAGTAGATTACAACAGGACAGGTGTGCCGCTTATTGAGATAGTGTCCGAGCCAGACATGAGTACTCCTGAGGAAGCGTACCTGTACTTGACTAAATTGAAAAGCGTCCTTGAGTACTCAGAAGTTTCTGACTGCAAAATGCAGGAAGGATCTTTAAGGGTTGATACAAACGTATCGGTAAGGCCTGCTGGAAGCAAAGAGTTTGGAACAAAGATCGAACTTAAAAACTTAAATTCGTTTAAAGCTGTTCAGAAGGCATTGGAATACGAAATAAAAAGGCAAATAAAGCTTTTGGAAAATGGCGAGACGATAGTACAAGAGACTCGCCGCTGGAACGAGCAAAAAGGCATTACTGAGTCGATGCGCTCTAAAGAGGAAGCACATGATTACAGGTATTTTCCAGATCCAGATCTTGTGCCAATAATAGTCTCTGATGAATGGAAGGAAGAAATAAGGAAATCCCTTCCTGAAATGCCTGAGCACAAGAAGGAAAGGTTTGTCACACAATACGGAATTCCAGAATACGATGCATCTGTAATTACTTCATCAAAACCATTGGCAGACTTTTTTGAGAAGTGCGTTTTGGAGTATTCATCAGCCAAAACAGTAAGCAATTGGATAATGGGTGAAATGATGAGGCTTTTGAAGGAAACAGGAAAAGAAGTCGAAGAAGTTTTGATTAAGCCTCATCAAATGGCTTCGCTTTTGAACTTGATAGACAATGGTACCATCACAGGTTCTATCGCTAAAACAGTTTTTGAGGAAATGTTTGCAACAGGTAAAAATCCTGAGGAAATTGTAGAGGAGAAGGGTTTAAAGCAGCTTAGCAATGAAGATGAACTTAGGGAAATCGCATTAAAGGTCATCGAGGATAATCCAAAATCTGTTGAAGACTATAAAAATGGCAAAGACAAGGCAATAGGCTTCTTAGTAGGACAAATAATGAAAGCGACAAAGGGGAAAGCAAACCCGCAATTGGCAAATAAAATTTTGTTAGAAGAGCTTTCAAAATAA
- the pcrA gene encoding DNA helicase PcrA, producing the protein MNILEGLNDRQKEAVVTTEGPVLILAGAGSGKTRVLTHRIAYLVREKNVSPANIIAITFTNKAAEEMKDRVESLLGYVGDIWVSTFHSACVRILRRDIEKIGYDRNFVIYDTQDQKTLISDCIKELNLNDKQYTAKGVLSAISKAKDKMISPDDFLLEFGNDYRNKKIADVYKLYQKKLKKDNALDFDDIIIKTIELFKKNEDILKYYQDKFRYIMIDEYQDTNRPQYEFVNLLAKKYRNLCVVGDDDQSIYGWRGADIKNILDFEKDYPEAKVIKLEQNYRSTQVILDAANSVIDNNVKRKRKKLWTDNKNGEKIVIWEAQNERDEANFIIETIKNLISEGRKYSDFAVLYRTNAQSRIFEETCMANDIPYKLVGALRFYDRKEIKDIIAYLRILVNPYDDVSLKRIINVPKRGIGESTVASLEKYALDHDTSMYFAIPHVEVSGRTRKALDGFKELIDDLISQLDFMTVTEVIDYVLDKTGYIEELKADGTEESEGRIENINEFIGAAREFMESSQDKSLEAFLSGITLVSDIDTTGEIGESVVLMTLHSAKGLEFPVVFMAGMEEGIFPNSMSFVDEHELEEERRLCYVGITRAKERLFMTYARNRNLYGKPQYNTASRFINEVPRDLVIEYDKGNVKRNDYVSVSSYINTFARKANNKENYNPGDKVEHKLWGIGTVVSVDGNGDDKELTVAFPNVGIKRLSLKYAPIRAIS; encoded by the coding sequence ATGAATATTCTTGAAGGACTAAATGACAGACAGAAGGAGGCAGTTGTCACTACAGAAGGACCTGTTTTGATTTTGGCTGGTGCAGGCAGCGGCAAGACGAGAGTTTTGACGCATAGAATTGCATATCTTGTAAGAGAAAAAAATGTGTCACCAGCAAATATCATAGCCATTACCTTTACAAACAAAGCGGCAGAGGAAATGAAGGATAGAGTGGAATCATTGCTGGGATATGTAGGGGATATTTGGGTTTCCACATTCCATTCGGCATGTGTCCGCATATTGAGAAGGGATATTGAAAAAATAGGGTATGACAGGAATTTCGTAATATACGATACACAAGATCAAAAAACGCTGATTTCTGACTGTATAAAAGAATTGAATTTGAATGACAAGCAGTACACGGCAAAAGGCGTGTTATCCGCCATATCAAAAGCCAAAGATAAGATGATATCACCAGATGACTTTCTATTAGAGTTTGGCAATGACTACAGAAATAAGAAAATAGCTGACGTCTATAAATTGTACCAGAAGAAACTCAAAAAGGACAATGCACTGGATTTCGATGACATAATAATAAAGACGATAGAGCTTTTTAAGAAAAACGAAGATATACTGAAATATTATCAAGATAAATTCAGATATATAATGATAGATGAGTATCAGGATACAAACAGGCCACAGTATGAATTTGTGAATCTATTGGCTAAAAAGTACAGAAACCTTTGCGTCGTAGGTGATGATGATCAAAGCATATATGGATGGAGAGGAGCCGATATAAAAAATATTTTAGATTTTGAGAAAGACTATCCGGAGGCAAAAGTTATAAAGCTTGAACAAAATTACCGCTCAACGCAGGTTATACTTGATGCAGCCAACAGCGTCATTGACAACAATGTTAAAAGAAAGAGAAAAAAATTGTGGACAGATAATAAAAACGGTGAAAAGATTGTCATATGGGAAGCACAGAATGAGAGAGATGAGGCTAATTTTATCATAGAGACGATAAAAAACTTGATTTCTGAGGGAAGAAAGTATTCAGATTTTGCGGTTTTATACAGGACGAACGCTCAGTCCCGTATATTTGAAGAGACTTGTATGGCGAATGACATACCATATAAATTGGTTGGGGCATTGAGGTTTTACGATCGAAAAGAGATAAAGGACATTATCGCGTATTTAAGGATTCTTGTAAATCCGTACGATGATGTGTCACTAAAGAGGATAATAAATGTGCCTAAAAGAGGCATTGGAGAGTCTACCGTAGCTTCTTTAGAAAAATACGCTTTAGACCACGATACAAGCATGTACTTCGCGATTCCTCATGTTGAGGTCAGTGGAAGAACGAGAAAGGCGCTTGATGGCTTTAAAGAGCTTATTGACGATCTGATAAGCCAGCTTGACTTTATGACTGTCACTGAAGTTATCGACTATGTACTTGATAAAACTGGGTATATAGAGGAGCTTAAAGCAGATGGCACTGAAGAATCTGAAGGAAGAATAGAAAATATAAATGAATTTATCGGCGCAGCACGTGAATTCATGGAAAGCTCACAGGATAAATCTTTAGAAGCCTTTTTATCAGGCATAACATTGGTATCCGATATTGATACGACAGGCGAAATCGGTGAAAGCGTAGTTTTAATGACGCTGCATTCGGCTAAAGGGCTCGAATTTCCTGTCGTATTTATGGCAGGAATGGAAGAAGGGATATTCCCAAACTCTATGTCGTTTGTTGACGAGCATGAATTGGAAGAGGAAAGAAGGCTGTGCTATGTGGGTATAACTCGGGCAAAAGAAAGGCTTTTTATGACTTATGCGAGAAATAGAAATTTGTACGGCAAGCCACAGTACAATACAGCCTCAAGGTTTATTAACGAAGTTCCTCGGGATTTGGTCATCGAATACGACAAAGGTAATGTTAAAAGAAATGACTATGTTTCAGTGTCGTCGTATATAAATACTTTTGCAAGGAAAGCGAATAATAAAGAAAACTACAATCCTGGAGATAAGGTTGAACACAAATTATGGGGTATTGGAACTGTGGTGAGTGTGGATGGAAACGGCGATGACAAAGAATTGACTGTTGCATTTCCTAATGTTGGCATAAAGAGGTTGTCCTTGAAATACGCTCCAATCAGGGCTATATCGTAA
- the ligA gene encoding NAD-dependent DNA ligase LigA, producing MTVEDRIKELRDKLNHHNYMYYVLDKPEISDYEYDMMMRELIELEEKYPQFKTPDSPTQRVGGEPLKEFEPFTHVVPMQSLANAFSEGELRDFDRRVKASVGDVEYVVELKIDGLSVELIYENGFFTVGSTRGDGIIGENVTNNLKTIRSIPLRLKDDLNLIVRGEVFMPKASFEKLNEERELNGESFFANPRNAAAGSLRQLNPKITAKRDLDIFVFNLQRIDGIKLQTHAEALEFLKYQGFKVSPHIKVCKNIDEVIEDINYIRDIRDSLPYETDGAVVKVNDLSKREILGSTAKDPRWAIAFKYPAERQKTKVKDIVVQVGRTGALTPTAILEPVKIAGSIVSRATLHNEDYIKEKDIRIGDTVIIQKAGEIIPEVVSVVVEERDGSEKFFIMPEVCPECGAATVRLPGESVTKCTGLNCPAKLKRGIIHFASKDAMDIDGLGPAVIGQLLDNHLIHNISDLYYLKYDDLLKLDRMGDKSAKNLINAIEESKGRDLDRLIFGLGIDLIGSKAAGILASHFKTMESLEKATFEELTEIEEIGPKMADSVVAFFKEKQNLNIIDRLKAAGVNMRKKDAINVNDDFEGLTFVLTGTLEKYTRDEAKKLIEERGGKVTGSVSKKTDYVVVGIDPGSKLSKAQELGIKILNEEEFENMLKQ from the coding sequence ATGACGGTAGAAGACAGGATAAAGGAATTGAGAGATAAACTTAATCATCACAACTACATGTACTACGTATTGGACAAGCCTGAAATATCCGACTATGAGTACGACATGATGATGAGGGAGCTCATTGAGTTAGAAGAAAAGTATCCTCAGTTTAAGACGCCTGACTCGCCGACTCAAAGGGTTGGCGGTGAACCTTTGAAAGAATTTGAGCCATTTACTCACGTAGTGCCGATGCAGAGCTTGGCTAATGCTTTTTCTGAAGGGGAGCTTAGGGATTTTGATAGGAGAGTAAAAGCGTCTGTCGGTGATGTAGAATACGTAGTAGAGCTTAAAATTGACGGTTTGTCTGTGGAGCTCATATATGAAAATGGCTTTTTTACCGTTGGCTCTACGAGAGGTGACGGAATTATAGGCGAAAATGTGACAAACAATCTAAAAACTATTAGATCAATACCTTTGAGACTTAAAGATGATTTAAACCTCATCGTAAGAGGCGAGGTTTTCATGCCTAAGGCTTCATTTGAAAAGTTAAACGAAGAAAGAGAATTAAATGGAGAAAGCTTTTTTGCAAATCCGAGAAATGCTGCTGCCGGATCGCTTAGGCAATTAAATCCAAAAATAACGGCTAAAAGAGATCTGGACATTTTCGTATTTAATTTGCAGAGAATAGATGGGATAAAATTGCAAACACATGCTGAAGCATTAGAATTTTTGAAATATCAAGGATTTAAAGTAAGCCCTCATATTAAAGTATGCAAAAATATAGACGAAGTCATTGAAGACATAAACTACATAAGGGACATAAGGGATAGTTTGCCTTATGAAACGGACGGAGCGGTTGTCAAGGTAAATGATTTGAGCAAAAGGGAAATTTTGGGGTCTACCGCAAAAGATCCCCGCTGGGCAATTGCATTCAAATATCCAGCAGAAAGGCAAAAGACGAAAGTCAAAGATATAGTAGTTCAGGTTGGAAGGACCGGTGCGCTGACACCAACTGCCATATTAGAACCTGTGAAGATTGCAGGTTCGATCGTGTCAAGAGCGACGCTTCACAATGAAGATTACATAAAAGAAAAGGACATAAGAATCGGTGACACGGTAATAATCCAAAAAGCAGGTGAAATCATACCTGAAGTTGTAAGTGTTGTAGTAGAAGAAAGAGATGGCAGCGAAAAGTTTTTTATCATGCCGGAAGTGTGCCCTGAATGCGGTGCTGCAACGGTAAGGCTTCCAGGCGAATCTGTTACTAAGTGCACAGGATTAAACTGTCCTGCAAAGCTAAAAAGAGGCATAATACACTTTGCATCTAAAGATGCCATGGACATAGATGGGTTAGGACCGGCTGTAATAGGACAGCTTCTTGACAACCATCTTATACACAATATATCAGATCTGTATTATTTGAAGTACGACGATTTGCTAAAACTTGACAGGATGGGGGATAAATCAGCAAAAAACCTCATCAATGCTATAGAAGAAAGCAAGGGCAGAGATTTAGACAGATTGATTTTCGGGCTTGGCATTGACCTTATTGGAAGCAAAGCTGCCGGCATTTTAGCCAGCCATTTCAAGACGATGGAATCTCTTGAGAAAGCTACTTTTGAGGAGCTTACTGAAATAGAGGAAATTGGTCCTAAGATGGCAGACAGTGTTGTGGCCTTTTTTAAGGAAAAGCAAAATCTCAATATAATAGACAGATTGAAAGCTGCTGGCGTAAATATGCGCAAGAAAGATGCAATAAATGTGAATGACGATTTTGAAGGACTTACTTTTGTCTTAACTGGAACACTTGAAAAATACACAAGAGATGAGGCTAAAAAGCTTATAGAAGAAAGAGGAGGAAAAGTGACAGGTTCTGTCAGCAAAAAGACAGATTATGTGGTTGTAGGCATAGATCCAGGCTCAAAGCTTTCAAAAGCGCAAGAGCTTGGAATAAAAATTTTAAATGAAGAAGAGTTTGAAAACATGCTGAAACAATGA
- the gatC gene encoding Asp-tRNA(Asn)/Glu-tRNA(Gln) amidotransferase subunit GatC, which translates to MSITKDQVIHVSKLARLKFSDDELEKFSHQLDSIIKYVDKLNELNTDDIEPTAHIVPISNVFREDEVVPSMDREKILMNAKEKEDGCFKVPKIIE; encoded by the coding sequence ATGTCAATTACAAAAGACCAAGTTATCCACGTATCAAAATTGGCGAGGCTTAAATTTTCTGATGACGAGTTAGAGAAGTTTTCTCATCAGCTTGATAGCATTATAAAATATGTGGACAAGTTAAATGAGCTAAATACAGATGACATAGAGCCTACAGCTCATATTGTCCCAATAAGCAATGTTTTCCGTGAAGATGAAGTTGTCCCATCAATGGATAGAGAAAAAATCCTTATGAATGCTAAAGAAAAAGAAGACGGATGCTTTAAAGTGCCAAAGATAATCGAGTGA
- the gatA gene encoding Asp-tRNA(Asn)/Glu-tRNA(Gln) amidotransferase subunit GatA — translation MELHELTIHELNDLLKKKEVSAVEVTNSYLKRINEVEPKVDALICETADFAIKKAEEADKMIRDGNINDLTGIPVVIKDNMCTENIRTTCASKMLEDFIPPYNATVVENLNSLGAVMVGKANLDEFAMGSSTENSAFKTTKNPWDLERVPGGSSGGSAASVAADECAFSLGSDTGGSIRQPASLCGVVGMKPTYGLVSRYGLVAFASSLDQIGPITKDVTDCAIVLNAITGHDPKDSTSVDNVRKSDYKEFLKDEIKGMKIGYAKEFFRQGLDEGVKKSIENALKTFEELGAEIREISLKYMDYALAAYYIVASAEASSNLARYDGIRYGHAAEKYEDLIDMYMVSRSEGFGKEVKRRIMLGTYALSSGYYDAYYNKALKVRTLIKQDYEKAFQDVDVIVGPTSPTVAFKIGERVEDPLAMYLADVYTVPVNIAGLPGLSLPCGLSEGLPVGLQIVGKHFDEGTILNAAYAFEKACNFTAKPSFKGGAK, via the coding sequence ATGGAATTGCATGAGCTAACAATACATGAACTTAATGACCTTTTAAAGAAAAAAGAAGTAAGCGCTGTAGAAGTTACAAACTCGTATTTAAAAAGAATAAATGAAGTGGAACCGAAGGTAGATGCGTTAATATGTGAAACAGCGGATTTTGCCATTAAAAAAGCCGAAGAAGCTGACAAAATGATTAGGGACGGAAATATAAATGACCTGACAGGTATACCTGTTGTCATAAAGGACAACATGTGTACAGAGAACATAAGAACTACGTGCGCATCGAAAATGCTTGAAGATTTCATTCCTCCTTATAATGCAACAGTGGTAGAGAACCTTAACAGTCTTGGCGCTGTAATGGTGGGAAAAGCCAATTTGGATGAATTTGCGATGGGTTCGTCTACCGAAAATTCTGCTTTTAAGACGACTAAAAACCCATGGGACTTGGAAAGAGTGCCTGGAGGTTCATCTGGTGGTTCTGCTGCATCAGTTGCTGCTGATGAATGTGCATTTTCGCTTGGTTCAGATACAGGCGGTTCTATAAGGCAACCTGCGTCATTATGCGGTGTAGTCGGCATGAAGCCTACATATGGTCTTGTATCCAGATATGGACTTGTGGCGTTTGCATCATCATTAGATCAGATAGGCCCTATCACAAAGGACGTGACAGATTGCGCTATTGTGCTAAATGCCATAACAGGCCATGATCCAAAAGATTCTACCTCTGTAGACAATGTTAGAAAAAGTGATTATAAGGAATTCTTAAAAGACGAAATAAAGGGAATGAAGATAGGATATGCAAAAGAATTCTTTAGACAAGGGCTTGACGAAGGAGTAAAAAAATCCATTGAAAATGCGCTAAAGACATTTGAGGAATTAGGAGCTGAAATAAGAGAGATAAGCCTTAAATACATGGATTACGCGCTGGCGGCGTATTACATAGTAGCGTCTGCGGAGGCAAGTTCAAATTTGGCAAGGTATGATGGCATACGGTATGGCCACGCAGCAGAAAAATACGAGGACCTTATCGACATGTACATGGTATCCAGAAGCGAAGGCTTTGGCAAAGAAGTAAAAAGAAGGATAATGTTAGGCACATACGCATTAAGCTCTGGGTATTATGATGCGTACTACAATAAAGCGTTAAAGGTAAGGACGCTTATTAAACAGGACTATGAAAAGGCTTTTCAAGATGTGGATGTAATTGTAGGGCCGACATCGCCTACGGTAGCATTTAAAATCGGCGAAAGAGTGGAAGATCCATTGGCAATGTACTTGGCTGATGTATATACAGTTCCAGTTAACATAGCGGGACTCCCGGGATTGTCGCTGCCGTGCGGACTTTCAGAAGGGCTTCCTGTAGGTCTTCAGATCGTCGGTAAGCATTTTGATGAAGGAACGATATTGAACGCAGCATATGCATTTGAAAAGGCGTGCAATTTTACTGCAAAACCAAGTTTTAAAGGTGGTGCTAAATGA
- a CDS encoding peptide ABC transporter substrate-binding protein — protein sequence MKRKNWLALLLTLVLALSALLAGCSANNNSSSQSKNNSSSGTQTAKTDEQVLTLNLRADPPNLNPFTSTDIASFDVLNDVLEGLTRYDKNGQLKPGSGLAKSWDISSDGLTYTFHLKDGIKWSDGNPITAYDFEYSWKKVLDPKTASQYAYQFYYIQGAEEYNSGKGSADQVGIKALDDKTLQVKLKAPAPQFLGLTAFGTYLPQEKSFVEKVGVDKLGSSPDTLVYSGPFVLKQWNHDQNLVLEKNPDYWDKDSVKLQKVNLLIIKDANTQAQNYDNGTLDQMRVPSDLMDKYKNTKEFSIKPVATNWYIQFNDKKGIFKNVNIRKAFTLAIDRKAFTEQVLKDGSIPAESIVPPGVPGYNGEDFSKQDGSPFFKDNDVQAAKDYLKKGLEELGLKELPTITFTADDTSAAKKNAEALQQMWNQNLGVNVQIKNEAFKIRIDDMNKGNYDMVLAGWGADYNDPMTFLDMWETNNGNNTAFYSNPEYDKLIDDAKSTPDLKKRNDDMIQAEKIAMNDMAIVPLYFQAYALATKSYVKDLIVPTFGTEFELKWAYIEGKNQ from the coding sequence ATGAAGAGAAAAAATTGGTTAGCTTTATTGTTGACATTGGTATTAGCACTTTCTGCTTTATTGGCAGGGTGTTCAGCAAATAATAACAGCAGCTCTCAAAGCAAAAACAATAGTAGCTCAGGTACTCAAACTGCAAAGACAGATGAGCAGGTTCTGACTTTAAACTTAAGAGCAGATCCGCCAAACTTAAATCCATTTACTTCAACGGACATTGCTTCGTTTGATGTATTAAATGATGTTCTTGAGGGATTAACGAGGTATGATAAGAATGGACAGCTTAAGCCAGGTTCCGGCCTTGCAAAAAGCTGGGACATATCAAGCGATGGTCTCACTTATACATTCCATTTGAAAGACGGGATAAAGTGGAGCGATGGAAATCCAATAACAGCTTATGATTTTGAGTATTCTTGGAAGAAAGTATTAGATCCTAAGACAGCATCACAGTATGCATATCAATTTTATTACATCCAAGGTGCTGAGGAGTACAACTCTGGCAAAGGTAGTGCTGATCAAGTAGGAATAAAGGCACTTGACGATAAGACTTTGCAAGTCAAGTTAAAAGCGCCTGCACCACAGTTTTTAGGTCTTACTGCATTTGGAACATATTTGCCACAGGAGAAATCATTTGTAGAAAAAGTAGGCGTCGATAAATTAGGTTCAAGCCCAGATACGTTGGTGTACAGTGGTCCATTTGTATTAAAACAGTGGAATCACGATCAAAACCTTGTTTTAGAGAAAAACCCTGATTATTGGGATAAAGACAGTGTAAAGTTACAGAAAGTTAATCTTTTGATAATAAAAGATGCAAATACACAAGCACAAAATTATGATAATGGTACGCTTGATCAGATGAGGGTTCCAAGCGATCTAATGGATAAGTACAAGAATACAAAAGAATTTTCAATAAAGCCTGTAGCTACAAACTGGTATATACAGTTCAATGATAAGAAAGGAATATTTAAAAACGTAAATATCAGAAAAGCATTTACATTAGCTATAGACAGAAAGGCATTTACGGAGCAGGTTTTGAAGGATGGTTCTATACCGGCAGAATCGATAGTGCCGCCAGGTGTACCTGGATATAACGGCGAGGATTTTTCAAAGCAGGATGGTTCACCATTCTTTAAAGACAATGATGTGCAAGCTGCAAAAGATTATCTGAAGAAAGGGCTTGAAGAGTTAGGCTTAAAAGAATTGCCTACAATTACATTTACAGCAGATGATACAAGTGCAGCTAAAAAGAATGCAGAGGCATTGCAGCAAATGTGGAATCAAAATCTTGGCGTAAATGTGCAGATAAAGAACGAAGCATTCAAGATAAGAATAGATGATATGAATAAAGGAAATTACGATATGGTATTGGCTGGATGGGGTGCAGACTACAATGACCCAATGACATTCCTTGATATGTGGGAGACAAACAATGGCAACAATACTGCCTTCTACAGCAATCCAGAATACGACAAGTTGATTGATGATGCGAAGTCGACGCCAGACTTGAAGAAGAGAAACGATGATATGATACAGGCAGAGAAAATTGCCATGAACGACATGGCTATAGTTCCACTTTACTTCCAAGCTTATGCATTAGCTACAAAGAGCTATGTGAAAGATTTGATTGTGCCGACATTTGGTACAGAATTTGAACTTAAGTGGGCATATATAGAAGGGAAAAACCAATAG
- a CDS encoding PTS lactose/cellobiose transporter subunit IIA gives MELEQIIYNLVLHGGNARGEAYEALDAAEKGDFESAEKHLEKADEEFYAGHDYQNALVQGEQSEAPNFLVIHAQDQLMTALAEKNLIRRLIELYKRLDALEKKVK, from the coding sequence ATGGAATTAGAGCAAATTATATACAATTTGGTCTTGCACGGCGGAAACGCCAGAGGCGAGGCGTATGAAGCATTAGATGCAGCAGAAAAAGGGGATTTTGAATCTGCCGAGAAGCATCTAGAAAAGGCTGATGAAGAATTTTACGCAGGTCATGATTATCAAAACGCATTAGTGCAAGGTGAACAAAGCGAAGCACCTAACTTCCTTGTTATACACGCTCAAGATCAGCTTATGACGGCTCTTGCAGAAAAGAATCTCATAAGAAGGCTTATAGAACTTTACAAGAGGTTAGATGCCCTTGAAAAGAAAGTAAAATAG